One genomic window of bacterium includes the following:
- the moaA gene encoding GTP 3',8-cyclase MoaA, with protein MLIDNYHRQIDYLRLSITDMCNLRCLYCRPFEEIGKKSHFEVLRYEEIVRIASLMVRLGVKKIRITGGEPLIKRDVNHLIEKLFRIEGLEDLALTTNGTLLAQSAPLLKQAGLKRVNISLDSLDEQRYTLITGGGNLKAVLSGIDAALRANLKPVKVNMVVMNGINADEVEDFAWLTLDRALEVRFIEFMPIGRQDKLEWQREYLPNWVVKERLARYFHLVPAKVEAGNGPAEYYQIKGACGKLGFISSISDHFCQRCNRLRLTPDGHLRVCLGQTTEFDLKGPLREGASDNELTQIIIQAIKSKPISGNFNLKGNRQMVAIGG; from the coding sequence ATGCTCATAGATAATTATCATCGCCAGATTGATTATTTACGACTTTCGATTACGGATATGTGTAACCTCAGGTGTCTTTATTGCCGTCCTTTTGAAGAGATTGGTAAGAAGAGCCATTTTGAGGTTTTAAGGTATGAAGAGATTGTGCGGATTGCCTCTTTAATGGTGCGGCTGGGGGTAAAAAAGATACGGATTACCGGTGGTGAGCCCTTGATTAAACGGGATGTTAACCATTTGATTGAAAAACTATTCCGGATTGAAGGGTTAGAGGATTTAGCATTAACCACCAACGGGACACTCTTAGCCCAATCTGCCCCCTTATTGAAACAGGCAGGTCTCAAGAGGGTTAATATCAGCCTGGATTCCTTAGATGAACAGCGTTATACCCTAATTACCGGAGGCGGTAATCTTAAGGCTGTTTTATCCGGGATTGATGCGGCATTAAGAGCCAACTTAAAACCAGTAAAGGTAAATATGGTAGTAATGAATGGGATAAATGCTGATGAGGTAGAGGATTTTGCCTGGCTAACCCTGGATAGAGCACTTGAGGTTAGATTTATCGAGTTTATGCCTATTGGCAGGCAAGACAAGCTTGAATGGCAGAGGGAGTATCTGCCTAACTGGGTAGTAAAAGAAAGACTGGCAAGATACTTCCACCTTGTTCCCGCTAAGGTAGAAGCAGGTAACGGTCCTGCAGAATATTACCAGATAAAGGGGGCTTGCGGCAAGCTGGGATTTATCTCGTCGATAAGTGACCATTTTTGTCAGAGGTGTAATCGCCTGCGTTTAACCCCTGATGGGCATTTGCGGGTTTGCCTGGGCCAAACAACGGAATTTGATTTAAAGGGTCCATTGCGAGAAGGTGCCAGTGATAATGAATTGACGCAAATCATCATTCAGGCAATAAAATCAAAGCCTATCTCTGGCAACTTTAATTTAAAAGGCAATCGCCAGATGGTAGCAATTGGTGGGTAG
- a CDS encoding putative sulfate/molybdate transporter → MPICHGSGGLTAHYSFGARTGIACIIIGSIYIGLAFFFGKGMGEIFKLISPAILGIMVMYVGLKHCLLISDLIGEKGFLLACLIGIIAVFTNNLAIACGFGMILEWIRRYSQLVIGRS, encoded by the coding sequence ATGCCTATTTGTCATGGTTCAGGTGGTTTAACTGCCCATTATAGCTTCGGAGCACGCACAGGGATAGCCTGCATCATCATCGGTAGCATTTATATAGGATTGGCTTTCTTCTTCGGCAAAGGAATGGGTGAAATATTTAAGTTGATTTCTCCAGCTATTCTTGGTATAATGGTAATGTATGTAGGTTTAAAACATTGTCTCTTGATTAGCGACTTAATCGGAGAAAAGGGATTTCTATTAGCCTGTCTAATTGGAATAATTGCTGTCTTTACCAATAACTTAGCCATTGCCTGTGGTTTTGGAATGATTTTGGAATGGATTAGGCGCTATTCACAACTTGTGATTGGCAGGTCTTGA